In Marmota flaviventris isolate mMarFla1 chromosome 15, mMarFla1.hap1, whole genome shotgun sequence, a single window of DNA contains:
- the Trmt12 gene encoding tRNA wybutosine-synthesizing protein 2 homolog has protein sequence MEREDGTSVAVVAVVTERRFAQRYREFLEKQKLLDRRHRVEKMPDGTVALPVLGETLPAQLLQELRTRVAPGSTCVLTQLLDPLPSKKAQGCSPAQRLCLEVRRWVEGRGVAWSAELEADLPRSWQRHGNLLLLNEDCFQNKQWKNLGPELWETVALAFGVQRLAKRGRVFPDGTRTPAVTLLHGDHGWVEHVDNGIRYKFDVTQCMFSFGNITEKLRVASLPCAGQVLVDLYAGIGYFTLPFLVHAGAAFVHACEWNPHAVVALRNNLEINGVADRCQIHFGDNRKLKLSNIADRVNLGLIPSSEEGWPIACQVLRDTGGILHVHQNVESFPGKNPQPPGSSKMEKEHWPYPQKIITNEWENGTTRDFRRKLLSQATKLEWQRWAESAETRIAILLQQVHGKPWKTQILHIQPVKSYAPHVDHIVLDLECRPVL, from the coding sequence atggagagggaagatgggacgTCCGTGGCTGTTGTCGCAGTTGTGACCGAGCGGCGGTTCGCTCAGCGGTACAGGGAATTTCTCGAGAAGCAGAAACTCTTGGATAGACGGCACCGCGTGGAAAAGATGCCCGACGGCACCGTGGCGCTACCGGTGCTGGGGGAGACGCTCCCCGCGCAGCTTCTGCAGGAGCTGAGGACTCGCGTGGCCCCGGGCAGCACGTGCGTGCTGACGCAGCTCCTGGATCCTCTTCCTTCGAAGAAGGCCCAGGGTTGTTCGCCTGCCCAGAGACTGTGTCTGGAGGTGAGGCGCTGGGTAGAGGGCCGGGGAGTGGCGTGGTCGGCTGAATTGGAGGCTGATTTGCCCCGATCTTGGCAACGACATGGTAACCTTTTGTTGTTGAATGAAGACTGTTTCCAAAACAAGCAGTGGAAAAATCTGGGACCAGAACTCTGGGAGACCGTTGCCTTGGCATTTGGCGTCCAGCGTTTAGCAAAACGAGGGCGGGTATTCCCGGATGGCACTCGAACTCCAGCGGTGACTCTGCTGCATGGCGACCATGGCTGGGTAGAGCATGTGGATAATGGCATCCGATATAAGTTTGACGTAACCCAGTGCATGTTCTCCTTTGGAAACATCACTGAAAAGCTGCGAGTGGCATCGCTGCCCTGTGCTGGACAAGTGCTGGTGGATCTCTATGCAGGGATTGGTTATTTTACATTGCCCTTCCTAGTTCATGCTGGTGCTGCCTTTGTCCACGCCTGTGAGTGGAACCCCCATGCTGTAGTCGCTCTGAGAAATAATCTGGAGATCAACGGAGTAGCAGATCGGTGCCAAATACACTTTGGGGATAACAGGAAGCTGAAGCTCTCAAACATTGCAGATAGGGTGAACCTGGGTCTGATTCCCAGTTCAGAAGAAGGCTGGCCCATTGCCTGCCAGGTGCTACGGGATACTGGGGGCATTTTGCATGTCCATCAAAATGTGGAATCTTTCCCAGGGAAGAATCCCCAGCCTCCTGGAAGTAGCAAAATGGAGAAAGAACATTGGCCTTATCCTCAGAAAATTATCACCAATGAATGGGAAAATGGAACTACCAGAGATTTCAGGAGGAAACTGCTTTCACAAGCCACCAAGCTAGAGTGGCAAAGGTGGGCAGAATCTGCAGAAACTCGAATTGCCATTCTTCTTCAGCAGGTGCATGGGAAACCATGGAAGACACAAATCCTGCACATCCAACCGGTGAAATCTTATGCTCCCCATGTGGATCACATCGTTCTGGATCTGGAATGTCGCCCAGTCCTATAg